The Alnus glutinosa chromosome 8, dhAlnGlut1.1, whole genome shotgun sequence DNA segment TTGATAAAGATCTAACACCCAAGATTTCAGATTTTGGGCTTGCAAAGCTTATCCCAGCCAACATGACTCATGTTAGCACACGTGTGGCAGGAACGATGTAAGTTCTAGTATTTTTTTACCttgcttaattgtgttttggtTTTCTAACTAATTGTTTAGTCTAAATTCAGAACTATGGTTTATCAATTTTATTCTGAGTACATAATTTTTGAAAcgtaacttaatttttttttattattactgtCTTTTTGGATTCTGTGAAAGTAATGAACAGTTGGTGAGGGATTAACATCGGGCccataaatgaaaatgaaaagccATCTTGTTCAGACTGTCTTAGTCATCCAATTTTGGGGCCACTCATTAgcattcccttttttttttgtgggggggggaAAGCACTCTTTAGCATTCCTGGATGAGAAGAAATTCTCATGTCCGGTTTTGCAGTTGAGATGGAATGAAAATGAAAAGCCATCTTGTTCAGACTGTCTTAGTCATCCAATTTTGGGGCCACTCATTagcattcctttttttttttttttttgggaaaagcaCTCATTAGCATTCCTGGATGAGAAGAAATTCTCATGTCCGGTTTTGCAGTTGAGATGGAATGAATTGAGAAACAACCATCTAGTATAACCCCAAGAAAACTGGAACGATAAATATTTAACAGTCACTCTTGTCAATTTGGTTGATAATCGTGTAGGAGGTTCTGTTGGTGGGATCCCTATGTGACAAGCTTCTTTCATATTCTTTCATAAAATGATCAAGTGAAATCTCTATTTGTCCACCGACCCCTCTTCCCTGTTTATCTCTTCTTTCGcatcctttcttttctttgttttgggtttaGAAAACACTAATGTCTTCTTTTTACATTTACATTTATTGTTTTAGAGGCTATCTTGCTCCAGAATATGCAATAAGGGGGCAATTAACGCGGAAAGCAGATATTTACAGTTTTGGTGTCCTGCTTGTGGAAATAGTCAGTGGGAGATGTAACACAAATACACGATTACCTATTGAAGAACAGTATCTCCTAGAAAGGGTATGAATTTCTTATTGACCCCTTAAAGAAATTGTCAGATGTTTTCCTTTTCCTAAAAATGGAAATTGCATAGATATTCTGTGATTTTGTCAGATGAAATTAAGTGGTGACTTCCTGGTTGtgaaattgtcaaaaaaaagtTCTCTTATATTGTTGTGAAATATGTATAGGCATCTAGGTAAAAATAATCATGTTGAGTTAGTAGTGTATTATGATGATGTAAAGTCTTTAATTCCTAAAAGTGATCCCAATCTAACACATTTTGTGGGAAAAAACCCAATTTCAATGGTAAAGTCTGAAGTGCCCTTTAGTATATCCGTGCACTAAATGGCACCTGTGTTGTATTTTTAGTGTGCCCTCAAGGCACATGCTTTGTCAGCATAAACTATCATGGTTACATTTGCCACTTTACATAAAATCTTGAACCTTCCTCTTCCTTGTTAGTGATGGTGTTAGTGGACTCTTAtgtaataaatatatctatGAATGAGTTGATGTAGGACAGAAGAGTTACCCAGAAACGATGAGTCATGTTTAGTGTGACCAATGGGAATTGAGGTCAATCACATAGGAATTAGCATAATTATCTTCTTTGTTTTGGAGGGTTCAAGACCATTGGCTGTCATCTAGGAGATTTAAGActttaatcttattttatttcttatgttGACCGAGTCGAGTCTAGGATTGCTACtataaaaataaagggaagTACTAGCCTTAAAGGATCTAATCGGGGTTGTTTTAAGTTTTAGCAACAGAGTTCGCACCAATGATAGGGCTTGCAGGCAATCTATCTGTGAAGACAATCCTATTTGCATTGATGACGATGCTATAGATGTGGCTGATCATTGGACAACGTTGGAAGATAATAACGTAATAGTGGATACGACGTTGTTGAAACATATTAGTATGCCGAAAGATACCATCATGCTAGCATATACAGAAATATCAAAGGATGCAGGTGTAATGAGTGATACAAACATGATCTAATCACCCCTTCCCCTCCCCTTGGggttaaaaattacttttaaaaaataaaaaataaaaaaacaaaaaaatgaaagatacaAATGTAGTAGGAGATACGGACATGATGTAGAATACATATTTGCCAAGGAGATTGGATGGAACAAGAGATAAAGATTGAAGTGCTGATAGATACATTAGTGCTGGAATATATCATGATGGTGGATGTTATGGTGACTGATATTGATTCCATAGGGAGCCAAGATTATGGAGCGGTGGATATTTGTGATAATATTGGTTTTTCTAGCTAGTGTGGTGTTCAAGGTTTTGAAGTGGTTAGGATGGAGCATCAACTTGGTGGAATTTTTGTGATAATGTTGATTTTTCTAGTTTGTTTGCAGTCAAAGTGCTTCCCACCAATCAAATATGACTCTCTTTCTCAAATGCATTTCTCTGTTCTTAAAAGTAAACTGTTTTTCTTTAGGATGGAGTGGCTTGCATTATAAAGATTAAAAGGGAATCTTTATGAGATAGTTGTTCACATTATAATAATGAAAAGAAGAATTTTGTCCCCAAAATACAAGATTAAACTTTTAGCACTGGTATTAGGAAAAATAGCATTAGTTTACTGAAGCATAGTCGAATTTTACTAAGATGATGATTATATATAGAgagataaaaataacttaatgtTGATATCGTTATAATATTTAGTCTCCTTGGAAATGGAATTAATCGTCTTCTTCCAGACAGCTCTGCCATTGCCAGCGTTTCTTGTTAATCAAACCATTCTATTCTTAATTGGGATTTATATGTTATGCAACTTTTATTTAAAGTTGGTCATCTTTCAAGATCATCTTAAAGCCTGAACTTTTCATAGGGTTTCAATTGTACGAGTGTGAAGATTTCTTACCATGAAAATCAGACTGGGTTTTCTTAagaaatatcttaaaaaattaaaagatgaatttaGTTGTACTGGATAGattatttgaaatcattttaGGGACTGGTCATGACATGTGGATTCTCCTGTTGCAGACTTGGGGACTTTATGAACGAAAGGAGCTGGTTGGACTGGTAGACACAGCACTGAACGGTGATTTTGATGCTGAGCAGGCTTGTAACTTTCTAAAGATTGGTCTTCTCTGCACCCAAGACAGTCCGAAGCTCCGGCCGTCCATGTCAACTGTCGTCAAGATGCTAACCGGTGAGGTGAACATTGATGACAAGGAGATAACAAAGCCAGGATTAATTTCTGATTTCATGGACCTCAAAGTGCGAAGCGATCAGAAAAATAAGCCTGAAACAAACAATACATCTTATAATGTTTCCTCTGGCAACCTAGAGAATTCAACGGTGTCATTAGGAACTACAACTGCTGCAACTATGACCTTTACTGCACTATGTGACCGGAGCTTTTGAACATCAACATGAAGAATTTgtcaattcaaattttatttgttctCTAGTTTTGGGTTTTTCAAGGCTTGTTATCTTGTGTAAATTTTACTACCTTGTTTCTCTCCAAACCTTTTCACGTTAGACCTAAAATCcctcaattaaaatttaatttatactagttttaggattttctttttcttttttcgaggCTTGTTATGTTGTATAAATTTTACAACCTTGTTTCTCTCTGTTCTTTTTCACATCAGACCAATAGCCAAAGGAACCCTCTTGTAAATCAATGGACCTGGTTTTTGATAAGTTGAAAGAAAGTTTCCTGGTTTTTTATATGGATGGAATTTGTTAAGTTTTTGAATTGTCTTGTTCAGTGACAAAGGAATTTTGAATGTAAGTTTTAGATCTAGGATTGTGTTCAAGACAAGTTTGGAGCTGAAACGAAGATAAATCAAGAGCTGAAGATTTGGATCAATCAAACTCAAATTGGATCGATCAAATATGTCTAGACAAGGAAAAGTTCGTTTGAGAATCTCACAAATTTGGATCAATCAAAAACAATTAGATTGATCAAATTTAAATTgaatctatcaaaatttttGCAATGAAATTTTACCCTAGCCGACTTTGCTCAAATAACCTTGTCTTTCCTTTGTCAATATGAGCATCATAACCCATGACTTTGGGTGGATAAGAGAGGCTATTTCACTATTGGTCTCAAGATTTTTCATCCATGTTCTTGAGTCTAAACGGTGCCTAATTATCTCCTTCTTGTGAGAAATTCATGTCTAGAGAGCTTTCATTACCTCTTCTCTTGGAGTGTTTCTTTCAAACCACAGTGTTCATCATCAAACAACCTTCAACCTATCAAAGTTTCAGTAAAGGAAATCAATTAGAAGAATTGTCCAGGGATTCTAGGAGAACTATTGTGGTAGCGAGCAAGTGGGTCGCTTGTCTAGTACAAAAGTGTGTCAATTGCAAAAGTTTTGTAAGTATGAACATCTCGTAATTTCTCATTCTTATATAGTGGATTGATTTCCTGAGTTTAGTTACCTCAGAGTGATTTTACTTTTAAAGAGTTCTTTAAAAGGTTTCTACTTTGTCACAAAATTACTtatgttgattgatttattgctttcaaaatatttggtgattgtttGTGTGATTGATAACCTTTAAATTCGACATTATATTGAGAACACCTATTCAACCTCTCTTCTATGTTGTTTGGAGTTTTAAGCTATATTTTTAAATGGGTACCATATCAAGGTTCACTTTGTGAATGATTAATTTCCTCGGTGTGAACTTTGACTCCGCTTCAAATGTCTCATTCTCTAGCTCCCAATACCATTCCCTATTTTGATAGATCCAATTATGCTTATTGGAAAATCTGTATAAGAGTTGATCTCAAGTCTATATACGTTTGAACTATCGTCGAGTCTGGATGGAAACAACCAGACAAGCTGTATTGAAAATGATAAAGCAATGAATTTCATATTCATGGCAGTTTCACTAGATGAATTCACACATATATCTATTGGGaattggtttgaaaaaatatgtttgcatggcggaaaataaaattactaagCCGAGATCGAACTTTAAGAAGAACATGTGAagaaatatgttattttaaaataaattgtaaaacataaaatacttactTGAAGAATTCGGCCACTCCTTAACTTTATGGGCAAGATTTTGCTCATTGCTCATTGACGAAAAACGTGTGATGAGATCTTCTCACCAATGATTGATGATAACCAAAAGAATGGGCTCTCAACTTgctcttaaaaattaaacttattttttagagttatcttaagaatattagttcttagtaAAAACTAAATAACTGTAGCTAGGACTGATCAAATACCCGCGGATCCGCCCCAACCCGcacgccccgccccgccccgccccaaaAATCACgggttttagttgattttttgcGGGTGCGGGTCAAAAACTGGTAaacccgtgcggggcggggcgggttgcgggttggggtttttaaaaaccccggggacccgccccgccccgcacccgccccgcacattaaaaaaaaataaataaaaaaatacacatttacAGACTTACAGTGCCGCACGCCcgcaccccccctccccccttcatatttttcctttcttttcttcgtaAACCCTAGCGCCGCACACACCCTttcgcatcttcttcttcttcttcttcacgatttCCTACCGAATCATGCGTGCTACATCTGTTCAAATGGAATTATGGAAGTTGATTGGCCTCGCTGAGTCACCAGGAACAGCGAGAAGATCGTCGACGCTCCGAGGAGACCGGGAACGGCCGGCAGATCGTCGACGCTCGCCTCAAGAGGCCTTGCCGTCGTCGCCGAGTCACCGATCTTAAGGTCACTGATCTCTAAGTCTCAAcccttttttgtgatttgtttgaatctgggttttgtgatttgtttgtgattttattGTTTGAATCTGGTATAGTGgtattgtttgaatttaattttcttgtttggttcctgagaaaatcTAGATGTTTCTAGACCTAGGTATAAAACCCGCATATACCCGCACAACCCGCACCCCCGCCCCGCATCACCCCCGCACCGCACGGGTTCTCCCCATtttgtgcggtttgcgggtGCGATTTTCGCAACCCGCAGGGGTGCGGGGCGGTGCCAAAAAATGggcatccccgcccccccccccccccccccccccgccccatgctcagccctaactGTAGCAGTTGCTTATATCTTTTGAAGAACTACAAacatatctatttataggctctcAATACTAGAAAAGTGTGAGATATAAGTAATGTGGGACAAGATGTATTAAGTGATTAATATCTTGGCCCATGCATCATCTGCTATTCCTTTGGGCTTCGGTTTCATCCCAATGCCCATTCTCCCCTTTTGTATCCCATACACAGTTTCTCTcaagc contains these protein-coding regions:
- the LOC133875298 gene encoding cold-responsive protein kinase 1; its protein translation is MTCFPFLFSRKGKSKPNESFDVDDEISSIHNVNLYTYKELKVATEQFSAANKIGEGGFGSVYKGRLKDGKIAAIKVLSADSKQGVREFLTEINVISEIEHENLVQLYGCCVEGNHRILVYNYLENNSLAQTLLGGSQSNIYFNWRTRLIICIGIARGLAFLHEEVRPHIVHRDIKASNILLDKDLTPKISDFGLAKLIPANMTHVSTRVAGTIGYLAPEYAIRGQLTRKADIYSFGVLLVEIVSGRCNTNTRLPIEEQYLLERTWGLYERKELVGLVDTALNGDFDAEQACNFLKIGLLCTQDSPKLRPSMSTVVKMLTGEVNIDDKEITKPGLISDFMDLKVRSDQKNKPETNNTSYNVSSGNLENSTVSLGTTTAATMTFTALCDRSF